The genomic DNA GAATTACAACAAACGACAATGGCAACCAATAAGCGCATTGGTACACTAGATCAACAACAGTCAAACGATACCAAAGCTTATGCGAAGTTGGCCGATCTGCAGCAATCAACTAAACAATTGCAAGAACGCGTCGCCATTATTGCCCAGCGCAGTCCTAACCATTGGATGGCATCAGAAGCGGAATACCTAGTGCGCATGGCGGGCCGAAAGCTGTGGTTAGAAAATGATCCACAAACTGCAATTGGTTTATTACAGTCAGCAGATGAGCGCATCAGCGCCATGAAAGATCCTGCATTAACATCTCTGCGTAAGGCCTTAGCTGATGACATCACCAACGTTAAAGCATTAAAAACCACAGACGTAACCAATACTATTTTTGACCTAGATATCCTTATCGATGGCTTAACACAATTAACGTTAAATCGTGTTGATGAAAATTTTGCTGCAACCAAAAATACCCCTCCAGTAACGGACTCAATTGACGACTGGCAACAGAACCTGGCCCGTACTTGGCATGATTTAACTGATGGCTTCATCACTATCCGTAAACGTACTACTGATTTAGAACCGCTATTGTCACCGGATCAACAGTGGTATTTGGTCGAAAACATTCGCAACAAATTACTGCAAGCACAATTAGCATTGTACCGTTTTGATCAAGTGAATTATCAACAGTCTATTTCTTTAGCAGACAAGTGGTTACAACAGTACTTTGATTTAAGGGATCCAAAGACCAAAGCAACGATTAAGTCTTTAGATAAACTTGCCAAGGTTAAGATTGACAAAATTACACTCAATAAATTTCAAGCATCGCCACTACTGCAGCAACTCGTTATCTATGGTGAGATTATGCCTACTGAGGAGCCTGCACAATGATTAAGACGCTAGTTTATGTGGTGCTCATTTTAATTGGACTGTGTCTCAGTCCACTTATTGTTGGGCAAAGTGGTTACGTGTATATCGCGATTGGCGACTACCAAGTCGAAACCAGTTTAGTAGTAGGAGTGATTGGATTAATTGTATTTTATTTTGCGCTGCAATTACTCGAGTGGTTAATCGTCCTTCTATTAAATATCGTACTAAGCAGCCGATATCTTCCAGAAGAATGGCGAAGAAAAGCGGCTAAAAAACATACTTTAATCGGCGCTTTAGCACTGGCAGAAGAAGATTGGCCAGCGGCAGAACGAGCCATGGCTAAAGGTGCTGAAAAAGGTGAAATTCCAGTATTAAACTTATTTGCAGCGGCCAGAGCAGCACACTATCAAGGTGATATCACCGCGCGGGATCATTATTTAACTCAAGCAGAGGTCCACCCTATCGCAAAAACGGCGGTATATACTTCGCGTACTCGTTATTTAATCAAGCAGGGTGAATTCGTTAAAGCCCGTGCAATACTAGATACACTCAGCCCCACAAGTAAAAGCAGTGCCCCAGTGTTGAAACTGGCTCAAGAATTATATCTACAGCAACAGGATTGGCAGGCATTAAAGTTGCTGTTACCTATTTTGAAAAAGCGCCAATTGTTAGCTGAAACGGAGTGGAGTCAATTAAACACTAAAACGAACAATATTTTAATGTTGAATGCAGCAAAAACCTCTGAAGCAGAGTTGAATAAATGTTGGCATTGGTTAAATAAGTCAGAACGTAAACAAGATGAATTAATATTAGCTTATGCTCATGGCCTTATTCAGTATGGTCACAAAGAACAAGCGATAAAGTTAATTCATAAACAAGTTAACGCTTCGCCATCGGCGGCTTTATTTTCGGCAATACCAGATTTAATTAGTGCACAAGATCAAGATATACGAAAATTACTCGGCCGATTAGAAACCTCTCATGAAAATGATGCTGACTATCAAATGTGCCTAGCAAAACTTGCCATTCAAAGTCGTGACACTAAACAAGCCAAAATTCATTGGCAAAACGTATGTCGCATAGCACCCACTCATCAATCATGGCTCGCGTTGGCGCAAGCACAAGAACAGTTGGGTGAAAACTCTACTGCGGCCCATAGCTATCGCAACGCGGCTAATATCATGTAAACAGTGATTTTATTATTTGGTACACACTTAAAGCCTGCAATTTGCAGGCTTTTTTTGTTAAATTTGTTAACTTTTTGTTTATTAGGCCGATATATAGACAGAAGAGTTAATCCAAAATAGTGAACTTATCGTGACTTAAAACGTACAACATGGTTAGAATAGACATCATAATAATATCTTTATATATCAAATTCAACACCTTAGTTAACAATCTATTAAACGTCAAAAAATTGACTATTTTAGCAACCAATGATATTATTCTTAGTAGATTGTTTCTAAATTTATTTTAATGTTAATACTATTTATTTTAATGTTAATACTGATAGGTTAATACGCAGATACTTTGCATATTAACCTATTAATATCTTAAGTGTATCAAAGCTGTTGGGAGCTTCAAATGGGATCGATGACTACATCAAAGAATGGAATACTTTCTGCTTCAGAAGGTTCGGTGACAATAACTATTAACAATGAAACCAAGGAACTACAACTTGGTCAGACAGCTCCGGCAGGCGCAATAGTCGCTAGCAGTGATGAGCTTGGTTTTGTTATAACTTTTGATGACGGTACTATTTTTAATAGTGCTAATACTCCTAATGATGAATCACTCATAACACCAGCTGATACTAATAATGATGCGATTGTTGGACAAGCAGCAGATCAACAATCTTTGGATGAAATAGAAGCCTTACAGGCATTGATTGCATCTGGCGAAGACCCAACTGAAGATTTACCAGAAACTGCCGCTGGCACCCCAACTGTCAACCAAGGTGATTCTGGTTATGTTGCTGTAACACGAGATGCTGGCGAGACAATTGCAAATGCAGGCTACGACACGACAGGACAAACTGCTGCCCCAACAGCAGTGACTCAAGAAGAAATTGTTATTGAAAATGATTCCCCATCGATTTTATTAAATGACGTCATTACAGTTAACGAAGATCAAGTTGCTTCTGGCAATGTACTCGATAACGACAGCGATGTTGATTCAGATTTAAGCGTAGTCAGTTTTGAAGTAGATGGTCAAACCTATCCTGCAGGTACAGAAATCGAGCTTGAAGGTGGCGTGCTCGTTATCAATCCTGATGGTTCTTTTACTTTTGCTCCTAATGAAGATTGGAATGGTCAAGTTCCGGTTATTACCTATACCACCAATACTGGCATTACCGCGACACTAACGATTGAAGTTACGCCTGTTGATGATGCGTCTGTACTTGTTAATGACAGCAATAGCGTTGCAGAAGATACTGCCGCCACCGGAAACGTATTAGATAACGACAGCGATGTTGATTCAGATTTAAGCGTAGTGAGCTTTGAAGTTGACGGCCAGACTTATTCTGCCGGTACCGAAGTGACTCTGGATGACGGTGTTTTAGTTCTTAACGCTGATGGCTCGTACACGTTCACGCAAAATGAAAATTGGAATGGCCAAGTCCCTGTCATCACCTATACCACCAATACTGGTGTTACCGCGACACTAACGATTGAAGTTACGCCTGTTGATGATGCGTCTGTACTTGTTAATGACAGCAATAGCGTTGCAGAAGATACTGCCGCCACCGGAAACGTATTAGATAACGACAGCGATGTTGATTCAGATTTAAGCGTAGTGAGCTTTGAAGTTGACGGCCAGACTTATTCTGCCGGTACCGAAGTGACTCTGGATGACGGTGTTTTAGTTCTTAACGCTGATGGCTCGTACACTTTTACACCAAATGAAAACTGGAATGGCCAAGTCCCTGTCATCACCTATACCACTAACACTGGTGAAACCGCGACGCTAACAATTCAAGTCACGCCTGTTAATGATGCGTCTGTACTTGTTAATGACAGCAATAGCGTTGCAGAAGATACTGCCGCCACCGGCAATGTATTAGATAACGACAGCGATGTTGATTCAGATTTAAGCGTAGTGAGCTTTGAAGTTGACGGCCAGACTTATTCTGCCGGTACCGAAGTGACTCTGGATGACGGTGTTTTAGTTCTTAACGCTGATGGCTCGTACACGTTCACGCCAAATGAAAATTGGAATGGCCAAGTCCCTGTCATCACCTATACCATCAATACTGGTGTTACCGCGACACTAACGATTGAAGTTACGCCTGTTGATGATGCGTCTGTACTTGTTAATGACAGCAATAGCGTTGCAGAAGATACTGCCGCCACCGGAAACGTATTAGATAACGACAGCGATGTTGATTCAGATTTAAGCGTAGTGAGCTTTGAAGTTGACGGCCAGACTTATTCTGCCGGTACCGAAGTGACTCTGGATGACGGTGTTTTAGTTCTTAACGCTGATGGCTCGTACACTTTTACACCAAATGAAAACTGGAATGGCCAAGTCCCTGTCATCACCTATACCACTAACACTGGTGAAACCGCGACGCTAACAATTCAAGTCACGCCAACTAACGACGCGCCAACCATTGACGTGGTTGCCAATGACTTTACTGAAAACAGCGCCGTCGATGGCGATGTGGCCGCAACCTACACCACCTTTGATGAAGACGGTGATCTACTGACCGTGGACTTTACCCCAGGCAGCAATGACGACGGTTACTACGCGTTGGTCAACGGCGAAGTGGTATTAACCCAAGCCGGTGCTGACTTCGTTAACAACGGCGGCACGCTGCCTGCGGTTGATTTAACCGTGTCCGATGGCAGCTTAACAGGTCAAGACAGTGACACTCCGGTGATCACTCCTACGAACGATGCGCCCACCATTGACGTGGTAGCCAATGACTTTACTGAAAACAGCGCCGTTGATGGCGATGTTGCTGCAACCTACACTACCTTTGATGAAGACGGTGATCTACTGACTGTTGACTTTACCCCTGGCAGCAATGACGACGGTTACTACGCGTTGGTCAACGGCGAAGTGGTATTAACCCAAGCCGGTGCTGACTTCGTTAACAACGGCGGCACGCTGCCTGCAATTGATTTAACCGTGTCCGATGGCAGCTTAACAGGTCAAGACAGTGACACTCCGGTGATCACTCCTACGAATGATGCGCCTACCATTGATGTTGTCGCCAATGACTTTACTGAAAACAGCGCCGTTGATGGCGATGTTGCTGCAACCTACACCACCTTTGATGAAGACGGTGATCTACTGACTGTTGACTTTACCCCTGGCAGCAATGACGACGGTTACTACGCGTTGGTCAACGGCGAAGTGGTATTAACCCAAGCCGGTGCTGACTTCGTTAACAACGGCGGCACGCTGCCTGCAATTGATTTAACCGTGTCAGATGGCAGCTTAACCGGCCAAGACAGTGACACTCCGGTGATCACTCCTACGAACGATGCGCCTACCATTGATGTTGTCGCCAATGACTTTACTGAAAACAGCGCCGTCGATGGCGATGTGGCCGCGACCTACAACACCTTTGATGAAGACGGTGATTCACTGACGGTGGACTTTACTCCAGGCACCAATGACGACGGTTACTATGCGTTGGTCAACGGCGAAGTGGTGTTGACCCCAGCCGGAGCTGAGTTAGTCAACAGCGGAGGCACCTTACCGCCCGTTGATTTAACCGTGTCCGATGGCAGCCTAACCGGACAAGACAGTGATACCCCAGCGATCACGGCAATGAATGATGACTTCACTGATGCCAACGAAACTCGCAGCATCACAGAAGACAGCCCTGAAGTGACCGGTAATGTGATTGATGGCACCAGTGACGATGGCCCTATTTCAGTCACCACCTTTACTGTCGCGGGCGATGCAACCGTGCATACCGCAGATGGAACCGATGTGGTTATTGCCGGTGTCGGTACCTTTAGCTTAACGGATGCGGGTGTATATACGTTTACCCCAGTCGCCAACTACAACGGCACGGTGCCGGTGATCACTTACACCTTAACCGATGGCTCTGGCGCCAATGACACCTCAACATTGAGCTTAACGGTCACGCCGGTGAACGATGATTTCACTGATAACAATGAAACGCGCACCATTGCAGAAGACAGCCCTCAAGTGACCGGTAATGTGATTGACGGCACCAGTGTGGATGGCCCTATTTCAGTCACCACCTATACTGTCGCGGGCGATACAACCGTGCATACCGCAGATGGAACCGATGTGGTTATTGCCGGTGTCGGTACCTTTAGCTTAACGGATACGGGTGTATATACGTTTACCCCAGTGGCTAATTACAACGGCCCCGTGCCGGTGATCACCTATGTGTTAACCGACGGCTCTGGCGCCAATGACACCTCAACATTGAGCTTAACGGTCACGCCAGTGAACGATGATTTCACTGATAACAATGAAACGCGCACCATTGCAGAAGACAGCCCTCAAGTGACCGGTAATGTGATTGACGGCACCAGTGTGGACGGCCCTATTTCAGTCACCACCTTTACTGTCGCGGGCGATGCAACCGTGCATACCGCAGATGGAACCGATGTGGTTATTGCCGGTGTCGGTACCTTTAGCTTAACGGATACGGGTGTATATACGTTTACCCCAGTGGCTAATTACAACGGCCCCGTGCCGGTGATCACCTATGTGTTAACCGACGGCTCTGGCCCGACTGACACGTCTACCTTGACCATCACCGTGAGCCCAGTGAACGATAACTTCACTGACGCGAACGAAGTAATTTCAGTGGCAGAAGACAGCGGCGCAACCACCGGCACCGTATTAACGGGCACCAGCTCAGTTGATGGTCCTGTGACCGTACACAGCTTCAGCATCGACGGCGTGACTGGCCCATTGACCTTAGGTCAAGCGGTGATAATTGCCGGTGTCGGTAGCTTTACATTAAGCGCCAATGGCGCATACAGTTTTACTCCAGTGGCTAATTACAACGGTCCCGTGCCGGTGATCACCTATGTGTTAACCGACGGCTCTGGCCCGACCGACACCTCGACCTTGACCATCACCGTGAGCCCAGTGAACGATGATTTCACTGACGCGAACGAAGTGATTTCAGTGGCAGAAGACAGCGGCGCAACCACGGGCACTGTATTAACCGGCACCAGCTCAGTTGATGGTCCGGTGACCGTACACAGCTTCAGCATCGACGGCGTGACTGGCCCATTGACCTTAGGTCAAGCGGTGATAATTGCCGGTGTCGGTAGCTTCACATTAAGCGCCAATGGCGCATACAGCTTTACTCCAGTGGCTAATTACAACGGTCCCGTGCCGGTGATCACCTATGTGTTAACCGACGGCTCTGGCCCGACCGACACCTCGACCTTGACCATCACCGTGAGCCCAGTGAACGATGATTTCACTGACGCGAACGAAGTGATTTCAGTGGCAGAAGACAGCGGCGCAACCACGGGCACTGTATTAACCGGCACCAGCTCAGTTGATGGTCCGGTGACCGTACACAGCTTCAGCATTGACGGCGTGACGGGCCCATTGACCTTAGGTCAAGCGGTGATAATTGCCGGTGTCGGTAGCTTCACATTAAGCGCCAATGGCGCATACAGCTTTACCCCAGTGGCTAATTACAATGGTCCCGTGCCGGTGATCACCTATGTGTTAACCGACGGCTCTGGCCCGACTGACACGTCTACCTTGACCATCACCGTGAGCCCAGTGAACGATAATTTCACTGACGCGAACGAAGTGATTTCAGTGGCAGAAGACAGCGGCGCAACCACCGGCACCGTATTAACGGGCACCAGCTCAGTTGATGGTCCTGTGACCGTACACAGCTTCAGCATCGACGGCGTGACTGGCCCATTGACCTTAGGTCAAGCGGTGATAATTGCCGGTGTCGGTAGCTTTACATTAAGCGCCAATGGCGCATACAGCTTTACTCCAGTGGCTAATTACAACGGTCCCGTGCCGGTGATCACCTATGTGTTAACCGACGGCTCTGGCCCGACCGACACGTCTACCTTGACCATCACCGTGAGCCCAGTGAACGATGATTTCACTGACGCGAACGAAGTGATTTCAGTGGCAGAAGACAGCGGCGCAACCACGGGCACTGTATTAACCGGCACCAGCTCAGTTGATGGTCCGGTGACCGTACACAGCTTCAGCATTGACGGCGTGACTGGCCCATTGACCTTAGGTCAAGCGGTGATAATTGCCGGTGTCGGTAGCTTTACATTAAGCGCCAATGGCGCATACAGCTTTACTCCAGTGGCTAATTACAACGGTCCCGTGCCGGTGATCACCTATGTGTTAACCGACGGCTCTGGCCCGACCGACACCTCGACCTTGACCATCACCGTGAGCCCAGTGAACGATAACTTCACTGACGCGAACGAAGTGATTTCAGTGGCAGAAGACAGCGGCGCAACCACGGGCACTGTATTAACCGGCACCAGCTCAGTTGATGGTCCGGTGACCGTACACAGCTTCAGCATCGACGGCGTTACTGGCCCATTGACCTTAGGTCAAGCGGTGATAATTGCCGGTGTCGGTAGCTTTACATTAAGCGCCAATGGCGCATACAGCTTTACTCCAGTGGCTAATTACAACGGTCCCGTGCCGGTGATCACCTATGTGTTA from Shewanella psychromarinicola includes the following:
- a CDS encoding uroporphyrinogen-III C-methyltransferase produces the protein MENNKKDPNSPAHKDENVMSPAPSPTDNPAQAKKGNATSQQSADKTNNNQSNPSAKSSVNSPVNSPVNKSRRKAKPSSWWIRLGVLFSLIVAIIAIAACYWLYLQLDQQGNDQAQLEQSLTEQVTQNKSLKDELQQTTMATNKRIGTLDQQQSNDTKAYAKLADLQQSTKQLQERVAIIAQRSPNHWMASEAEYLVRMAGRKLWLENDPQTAIGLLQSADERISAMKDPALTSLRKALADDITNVKALKTTDVTNTIFDLDILIDGLTQLTLNRVDENFAATKNTPPVTDSIDDWQQNLARTWHDLTDGFITIRKRTTDLEPLLSPDQQWYLVENIRNKLLQAQLALYRFDQVNYQQSISLADKWLQQYFDLRDPKTKATIKSLDKLAKVKIDKITLNKFQASPLLQQLVIYGEIMPTEEPAQ
- a CDS encoding heme biosynthesis HemY N-terminal domain-containing protein, translated to MIKTLVYVVLILIGLCLSPLIVGQSGYVYIAIGDYQVETSLVVGVIGLIVFYFALQLLEWLIVLLLNIVLSSRYLPEEWRRKAAKKHTLIGALALAEEDWPAAERAMAKGAEKGEIPVLNLFAAARAAHYQGDITARDHYLTQAEVHPIAKTAVYTSRTRYLIKQGEFVKARAILDTLSPTSKSSAPVLKLAQELYLQQQDWQALKLLLPILKKRQLLAETEWSQLNTKTNNILMLNAAKTSEAELNKCWHWLNKSERKQDELILAYAHGLIQYGHKEQAIKLIHKQVNASPSAALFSAIPDLISAQDQDIRKLLGRLETSHENDADYQMCLAKLAIQSRDTKQAKIHWQNVCRIAPTHQSWLALAQAQEQLGENSTAAHSYRNAANIM
- a CDS encoding retention module-containing protein encodes the protein MGSMTTSKNGILSASEGSVTITINNETKELQLGQTAPAGAIVASSDELGFVITFDDGTIFNSANTPNDESLITPADTNNDAIVGQAADQQSLDEIEALQALIASGEDPTEDLPETAAGTPTVNQGDSGYVAVTRDAGETIANAGYDTTGQTAAPTAVTQEEIVIENDSPSILLNDVITVNEDQVASGNVLDNDSDVDSDLSVVSFEVDGQTYPAGTEIELEGGVLVINPDGSFTFAPNEDWNGQVPVITYTTNTGITATLTIEVTPVDDASVLVNDSNSVAEDTAATGNVLDNDSDVDSDLSVVSFEVDGQTYSAGTEVTLDDGVLVLNADGSYTFTQNENWNGQVPVITYTTNTGVTATLTIEVTPVDDASVLVNDSNSVAEDTAATGNVLDNDSDVDSDLSVVSFEVDGQTYSAGTEVTLDDGVLVLNADGSYTFTPNENWNGQVPVITYTTNTGETATLTIQVTPVNDASVLVNDSNSVAEDTAATGNVLDNDSDVDSDLSVVSFEVDGQTYSAGTEVTLDDGVLVLNADGSYTFTPNENWNGQVPVITYTINTGVTATLTIEVTPVDDASVLVNDSNSVAEDTAATGNVLDNDSDVDSDLSVVSFEVDGQTYSAGTEVTLDDGVLVLNADGSYTFTPNENWNGQVPVITYTTNTGETATLTIQVTPTNDAPTIDVVANDFTENSAVDGDVAATYTTFDEDGDLLTVDFTPGSNDDGYYALVNGEVVLTQAGADFVNNGGTLPAVDLTVSDGSLTGQDSDTPVITPTNDAPTIDVVANDFTENSAVDGDVAATYTTFDEDGDLLTVDFTPGSNDDGYYALVNGEVVLTQAGADFVNNGGTLPAIDLTVSDGSLTGQDSDTPVITPTNDAPTIDVVANDFTENSAVDGDVAATYTTFDEDGDLLTVDFTPGSNDDGYYALVNGEVVLTQAGADFVNNGGTLPAIDLTVSDGSLTGQDSDTPVITPTNDAPTIDVVANDFTENSAVDGDVAATYNTFDEDGDSLTVDFTPGTNDDGYYALVNGEVVLTPAGAELVNSGGTLPPVDLTVSDGSLTGQDSDTPAITAMNDDFTDANETRSITEDSPEVTGNVIDGTSDDGPISVTTFTVAGDATVHTADGTDVVIAGVGTFSLTDAGVYTFTPVANYNGTVPVITYTLTDGSGANDTSTLSLTVTPVNDDFTDNNETRTIAEDSPQVTGNVIDGTSVDGPISVTTYTVAGDTTVHTADGTDVVIAGVGTFSLTDTGVYTFTPVANYNGPVPVITYVLTDGSGANDTSTLSLTVTPVNDDFTDNNETRTIAEDSPQVTGNVIDGTSVDGPISVTTFTVAGDATVHTADGTDVVIAGVGTFSLTDTGVYTFTPVANYNGPVPVITYVLTDGSGPTDTSTLTITVSPVNDNFTDANEVISVAEDSGATTGTVLTGTSSVDGPVTVHSFSIDGVTGPLTLGQAVIIAGVGSFTLSANGAYSFTPVANYNGPVPVITYVLTDGSGPTDTSTLTITVSPVNDDFTDANEVISVAEDSGATTGTVLTGTSSVDGPVTVHSFSIDGVTGPLTLGQAVIIAGVGSFTLSANGAYSFTPVANYNGPVPVITYVLTDGSGPTDTSTLTITVSPVNDDFTDANEVISVAEDSGATTGTVLTGTSSVDGPVTVHSFSIDGVTGPLTLGQAVIIAGVGSFTLSANGAYSFTPVANYNGPVPVITYVLTDGSGPTDTSTLTITVSPVNDNFTDANEVISVAEDSGATTGTVLTGTSSVDGPVTVHSFSIDGVTGPLTLGQAVIIAGVGSFTLSANGAYSFTPVANYNGPVPVITYVLTDGSGPTDTSTLTITVSPVNDDFTDANEVISVAEDSGATTGTVLTGTSSVDGPVTVHSFSIDGVTGPLTLGQAVIIAGVGSFTLSANGAYSFTPVANYNGPVPVITYVLTDGSGPTDTSTLTITVSPVNDNFTDANEVISVAEDSGATTGTVLTGTSSVDGPVTVHSFSIDGVTGPLTLGQAVIIAGVGSFTLSANGAYSFTPVANYNGPVPVITYVLTDGSGPTDTSTLTITVSPVNDNFTDANEVISVAEDSRATTGTVLTGTSSVDGPVTVQSFSIDGVTGPLTLGQAVIIAGVGSFTLSANGAYSFTPVANYNGPVPVITYVLTDGTGPTDTSTLTITVSPVNDNFTDANEVISVAEDSGATTGTVLTGTSSVDGPVTVQSFSIDGVTGPLTLGQAVIIVGVGSFTLSANGAYSFTPVANYNGPVPVITYVLTDGTGPTDTSTLTITVSPVNDAPVIDDYSSTINDSIANGINVYDVNDANTGNDTDIDGDTLSYSFVLANGSNSLISADGAFIINAQTGVISVNDTTQINYDNGSQISLTVKTSDGSLTDTAIVTFNLNNVDAIDDLPGSSYSVTTGSSTAWAIPQSNGQSLMRISARTADCSMGAVNIEPGSNKLGVAGSPRTSDQVTGQIEYDSATGTSEAIVVDFNGLVNQATFNVTNLFSNENNGEQGVWKAYYNGQLVASETFKTTSGDAGTFNINIGNIVFDQLVFEATQTINEATNGSALTDSSDYFLTGITASGPAIMGTYMVSEDGVLSITDTSLGLLNNDSDAQDNTFTLTGVNGAVVTDGQIVLLDSGAQLTIHSNGTYSYDTNDSFEVLTAGQLATDTFTYTVTDQYGATDTATVTINIVGEADASSTYVSYNGNPGNDIIEGTQSNDIIISDQQGLQIVAGENYNIAFIFDTSGSMRGVIAEAITQLESVFESLANSATGSHSGIVNVLLTNFATGTNYSVSVNMDDPKAVETLMAKLNSAGASGSTNYEAGFESAIDWFTGSAIQQNVGNNISYFITDGSPNVQTVDRDVSKVLIGHDATTNSYVNLSELIGTNYSKGTIIRFDNEIVVNSNGAVYSPYTGAKIGQISFDGNNKFTGYTDSGTNSTNQAVHTFNLLAAVSEVEAISLASANGGTTVNEANLKIYDTDGSVRASIDVSDLSSVITGSETLQSQGDDDTSGNEGNDIIFGDLVRFSGSSEQGYVALQTYVADKTGQKVADVDVRAVHDYIRGHVNEFNINNQNDGNDILNGGTGNDILFGQGGNDVLNGGEGNDLLIGGLGDDTLIGGLGNDTFVWSKGDTGTDTIKDFEVNNDSLHISDLLQNEQNGDLESYLEFSFSNGSTTISIDADLDGNVDQLIVLDGVDLSQEYASTTEGVIINGLLNDGALIVDTATVNPAPSPGTNHADLFDQHNGNIIP